ttttttgttttagtgaaaataaaaaattgttataCTAGGAGTTAGGttaaaatcttgttgtaaccaagattggttacaacaagatttttccattttattatttttggtagaaactaGGAACATTTCCattaaatatatacatatttggtttaaaatttatttgtttaaCTAGGTAAAAACTaacatgaaaattaaaaaaacaggaCCAAGCTTAACAGGCCCTAAGCCTAGCAGGACCGGGCATAGACTGAGATATCCCAATCCAACCTTCGACCGAGCTGGGCTTGGGATGAGCCTAGGAACCCAAGCTTGGGCCTTGCTTTCCAGAAACATGACCCAGCCCAAGCCAGCCCATTTGTGCTTTTAATCTTAAGAAACTTCCTCTGTATATTTTGGGATGAACATTACTAATCACCAGGGTATAGGATaggcaatttggatcctcaactgccgagctgcccggcaggtcCGTGCTGTCAAGACACGGCGAtgtgcgcaatgaccgccttacccctactcgagcaggggtaaggcagtcattgcgggcctcaccgtgtcttggcagcacagtcctgccgggcagctagGCAGTCACCCCAgagttttccttaattttaaCAATTTGGATCGTCTATGGCACAGCTGCgcgtcctgcctgtgctgcgcagacacagggccgcactcaaagaccgccttacacctgcccaaacgccttgcctgagtgggggtaaggcaggATGGGCAGCTGTGCTGTAGTCGATCTGGATCCTAATTTTAATACCTGGGCAACGCTCTTCCCCTTGGTCACTGCGATTTCTTCAAGGATTGGATTCTTCATGACTGCGAAAGAGCCCCAATGAGCTCCATTTGCCCCCAAAGGAGACCAAGCACTTACATGAATCCCGTTTTCATCGCATAACTTCTTCAGCTTTTTCTGCTGCCATGTAGGATTCATTTCCACCTGATCTTAacaatttcagttttagaggttcttatttatcaaaaaataaaaaaaaaatctctttaaTGGATTTCATACCTGATTCACGGCTGGAGGGATGGTGGAATTAGTTAGAAGAAGTGAGAGGTTCTTGCACGAGAAGTTGCTGACACCAATGGACTTAGCTAGGCCAAGCCTACAACACTCTTCCATGGCTTCCCATGTCCCTTTTATATCAATGGGAAGGATATCCTCCTTAGGGAAAGGCTTCACAGCTCCTTGTTTCAACCTCACAGGGCAGTGTATGAGATATAGATCCACATAATCTAGACCAAGTTTCCTGTGGCATTCAACATTAAACAAATCCTGATAATttagaaaatagagagagataatAACTTGTGTGttctaaaatgaaaaaaaatatctgTAGAGATAATAACTTGAGTGTTTCTTTGAGTGCTGGGAGGACAAGATCATGGTCTGCATCTGAGCACCATAGCTTCGAAGTAACGAAAACATCGCTACGATCATCGATCAACCCTCTTTCCAGTGCTTGGGTTATGGCTTGGCCGACGAACTCTTCGGTCTTGTAGATGGAAGCAGTATCGAAATGCCGGTAACCAAGCTCAATAGCATTGACTATAGTAGAAGTGAGATTTGCAGGGATAGGGTCACAGCCTGTTCCGAAGCCTATCAATGGCATTCTATGGCCAGAGTTCAGGACCACCTCTGGGATCATCAtttcctttctgttttttttttttttttttttttaatagagtATGAGAGTTATTTTAAGGCTCAGAGCTTTTTCTTCTGGACATAAATGTTAccgtttatatatatatatatatataacaagatATAAAGTCAAAGTCGTCGAGGATTTTTGAATTTGAAGCCTCCAGTTATGGGAAGATGAggtttttgaatttgaattctcCTCCACTTACGTTGAGGTTTTGTAAACTTTCCTTATGTACAATTAATATGTTCAATAAACCTTAAATCAAAAAGAGATTTACAAGTACATGGATTCAATTACAAAGAAGAGAGTGTTATCTTTGTAACAAACTTTGAatggaaaaaagagagataataAGGTTTGACTTagtctcttccttttctctatttcaaatttgaaatgcaTGCACTTGCGGTAATATCTAAGAAAGAGTTTTACATTCCAGGTATAGGAAGGTTACCTAGTTCCTAGATGGCAAGGATTGACTAAAGGAAGATGGTTTGACCAAGGTTAGATGCTCAACTATGGTTATTTGGGTAAATATTTTAAGGGTAATTtatacataccacccctgaggtgtAATAAAAGTATAATTATacccccagttttggataaaTCTGCGTATCCCTCGAGGTTCACAAACGTTAACATATACACTTATTCCATCAGTTTATGACTATCAACGTTAAAATATTACGTGAATTGATAAATTTgccttagcaaaaaaaaaaaaaaccatttataGGGTTTATTGAGATTCCATGATTGAAACCCAAATCACCCGAGAAGATTGAAGTTTCGTTTATAGGGTTTATTGAGATTCACTCCTTTAGTCTCTGTTTTTAGGTATTTCTAATATGTCACAACCATGTCTGTAGAGAATCCAAATCGGTCTGTAATGGCCCGTGCTAACGATATTATCGCAATTAGGGAAGATCGGGCAGAGTAAGGTTAAACGGTACTGGCCTGAAAGCCTTCTATTTCTCTGTTGGAATCTCTAACTTACCGTGGTAGACTTCTACATTTTATGCTTTCATCTAGGTCTTTTACCTTTTTTGCTTGATTGTCCCATTATTGGACTTCTCTCTTTATTGTACAACCGTTACCCCTCCACAGCTATGTGTCTTTCGTTGACGCTCCATCTGCCAAAGCTCCATGAGATGTACAGTGGAGAATTTAGAGACATGCCTGAGCCACTGAAATTGCTCGGGTGTGTGCCGGATCCATTGCAAGAAAGGAGCAATGATgcctacaaggatacctgcaactcatctttcccaatcgatttggggaagatgagttgcaggttttttttgtttgtaagggcaattttgtcagttcatgtcatatttttgacattcttaatcataaactaacggaatgggtgtACGTGTTAACGTTTGTGAACCTCAGGGGGTATgcaaaattatccaaaactagggggtataattatactttcgttaaacttcaggggtggtatgtgtaaattacccatattttaattGAGACTAAGGTAGGCCAATTTTTATCTGCTCTATTTCTGATTTTGACATCCTCCCTTTTTGTCCATTTCCCCGTTAAATTGTCGATACATGACATGTTTAAATTGGATTTTTATCTACTCTATTTCTGACATCTGCcagtttttcaattttctacCTTGAATGATCGACATGTGGAGTAAGAAAATCGGGTTGCTCATCCTTTTATGGATTTctggttgacatatgttatggaAGAAGAGATTTTGATCTTAGATTGACTAAGATTCAAGagtttttggtaaaatttttcCCTAACTACTCaaactagggttttgggagaggAGAGCACGAAATATAGAAAGTTTGGAATGAAGGAATGAGCCTGCgaggaaaaatatcacctcaatttgtctgcccgtcaattttctcaattccctGTAATAGAGTGTGGTGGGCCCCaccccgggcagtgtgtttaggcaggggatagggtggtcatttcttcccttctattagatggaattgaggaaattgaggaaattgaggggataaagatccgaaCCTGCGAATGGTGTTTAAAAAGAGATTTTCCACCCACCGGTCGACCAGTAGAGTAAAAACTCTGATTTCTAGGATTTTGACTTAGAAATTTATTATTTGGCCTTCAAGGGAATGAATATTTAGTAATAActcatctcttctttgtcttcaaTTTGATTCTTCTTTGAGCTTCTACAAATTGTTAGTATAATGGTCTGTTTGTTTTGGtatatgtttgtcatcatcaaaactTATAAAGAAGGAATAGGTAAATATGTATTTTCCAACAACTGCAGGTGAATGTGGTCATGGATGGGAGAGTTATTTAGAGACGGAGATTGATAGTGATCCTAACCATCTTGGTGTGGGCTCCGAGGGAGGTGATCCCTCTTACGCAGGTGATTTGGGTGTCAGTTCGGGATGAGCCCTGAGTGATGAGACTTATTTCATTTTGAGATGTAGAAATTCTTTTTTAGTAGATAGGTTCTactaccccccccccttttgtacAACGTAACCAGGGTTCCTTTGTAAATATAACCCCAATGAAAATATGTAAATACAATGGAAAACAAGATGAAGTGTGGAAACAAAAATAATAGTCATGTAAATATTTGAATCTATATAGATAACTTTTTGCTTTCTGTTGCACTCAGTATATCTTCTTACTTATCTTTAtgattgtgtggtttgtgagttatataaactgcttctagatcctagAGGTTTAGTGGATGTTGCCAGACATCAGGGTCACttgcccaatcctcctaggggtggtttgtggatgatacatccaatattcaccgaaccaatcagcggctgccacgtgtcacagggcgacccgctccagaaccaaggggaacgaaccggggtcccaccacccgggcgcggcctcacccaggcgcggccaccactagggcgcggcctcacctaggcgtggccacacccaggcggcctctcacccaggtgcggcccCACCGAgacgcggccacacccaggcgcggcctcacccagccgcggccaccactcaggcgcggcctcaccaaggcgtggccacacccaggcgcggcctgcacccaggcacggcatCGTGGGCACAGACGTGAGGTGCATGAACATCGGGGCtactcacctatgacccgatcgtatcgctacagactcatgtcaccaccaggactctaggccaccgcttagaagtcacgtcacccagacggattcaagcaccaatgacgttatcaccacacgcgggtatctatccaccaaggatcttgataccaccaagacactccctcccgcggggagatggtcaatcaggatagagccccgttacccagggtctctatccactcaacggcacaatcgccatcaaactgggactctccacaccgccatacactactataaaaggcaaggtacacaaccccatcaagggagatctaaactcatattgaataatcactattcatctatttgctcaggagatctaactttggcatcagagagccccaggccgaaaccacaccggttctctctgttgaccccttggtccacttgcaggtgacggcactcacaggaccgctcgacgatttcttgacgcaacagattggcgccatctgtgggaacgacgctagccattacagctactagctcgcttccatattcattcaatggcaagaaggaagactaccaccaccaacaacggagcaaggaatggatcaccacccccagagtgctctcacCGCAGAGCtaatgaccaggaccatgtccctctggaggaagagatcccccttaatgaccagtttatggtcgacgagcccaacaatgacgaggcagacgatgtggtggtggaggtgatacctgaccctaatgctccagccactgtgggtcagatcaacgacctacaacgatagatcctcgatgaacaatgactctttcgagaatacttgacacaaCGTGCAATGTCCCACCGTCAAAGGACTtcgccatcagcaagggtggagtccgtacctcgacaagagtcaaaccctaggagatcatctcccagggacgtgagatcagagagacttgcgcaacgggcaacccccactctgcagcggggggagcctttgcagcatcccaggagaacaagagacctctcgccacgatcagaacgtgggaggacgccaacacccaaggcgagggtgtctagcccacagagatcggtccggaggtctatGTTCGACGAACGAcctgaagaaggtcacataccacgatgaagccggacctacagagaggaaagcccctcaccttcacgacagggttcatcacggcgtgaccattcaccatcccaccaacactcaaggTGGGAGGAGACATctaggagagagcgtgaacggggtcaCAGTGAACGTCCAgccaggcgtgagggacagacacaggacgaggagctcgatcgaagactccacgacctggatgagaagctggaagggctgaagaagcagaccaaaggcgagacacattccatacctggacaacacccattctcgacagagatcatgtcagccccgctaccttccaggtttcgactacccacctttgaactttacagtgataccactgaccctaatgaccacatcaactactttaatggcatgatgacgctgtatggtgggtcggacgtggtctcctgtcaggcattccctgcatccctcaagggagcaaccacatcatggttcttcaggctacgaccgagatctatatgctcctTCGCAGAGCTATGTGAATAGTtcatcacccgcttccaaagcagtgtcaagcagaagaagaccaccgtcaatctactgaacgtggtacaaaaccctggggaatctctcagggaatacgttaccaggttcaccaaggagtccctggaggttagagacttggatgaccagacacaacaTGCAGCTCTAGCAGGAGGCATTAGGGatctggacttgatcaaggatctggcacgtcatgagaccaggactatgaaagagctcctggagcggtgcaacgagtttgcaaatatggccgaggtattataagctagaacgaaaataatcgaggccaagccacaggacaacaagaggtcagcacctgatgactgcaaagagggtaagaggtcgaggatagagcgtcgacaagagaagagcaatcgcccatctaggaggacaaaCCGTctcccagagagaagtgagagggcaagcccccctgagttcacaccactgaacaccaccaggtcccagatactcatgcagatccaagaccgtgacctactccattggccacgacccatgctagcaggaccagagaagcaaaaccctaacaaatattgtctcttccacaaagagaatgggcacgacacagaggagtgctatcaattgaagagagagatagaacaactggtaagaacaggaagcttgaacaagtatgtgaaggggagacatgacaaccgctcaggccaaggagatagaggtcgcaacggagacagagtggaaccgagatgagaagaaagaagaacaaatcaagtgagagaccgcccagaagagcggagagatgcaacagaacctagtggcaccaagggacctcctatcctcaccatacttggaggaccggggcaagagtccaccagaaaagctaaagcccatgccaagttcgtgggagtggcagagaagccaagcaagatagccaagaccgaggcgatgatctccttctcggatgaagacctggaaggactaaacttcccacatgaagatgccctggtagtacaggtggaggtagccaaccgacctgtacacagggtactgatagacacaggggcatctgttgacgtactctccttggacgcctatcgacaattcgggttcggggatgatcagctcaaaccagagcccacgtacctccatggattcttagGTGTcactgcctccatcagaggtaccacaGAACTActcgtcaccttcggggtacaccctcaacaagtgactatcatggtgaatttcatggtagtcaagtccgtggtgtcctttaacagcctcctagggcgaccatctctgacagcccttagaggagtcatatcgccacttcacctgaagatgaagttccccaccgagaatggggtaggcgaagtccgaggagatcagaagaaagcaagggagtgctatgccaccttcatgaaaaagaacaatggtaacacccgtggaatggcactctgcctagagagcatggtcagtgATCAGAGAAATgaactaatagagagaaggggaaggccagtggaagatctcatcccatggcccctcagccgggaagacccctccaaggtcgttcaagTCGGCTCGCTGccaagcaaggaacagaaagaagggcttggacacctcctccaagcgaacatggatgtcttcgcatggtccaCCTTCgacatgccgggaataccacattccatagcggaacaccgactacatgtcgacccaaccaggaaccccgttcaacagaagcggcaTAACTTCGCCCTcaaccgacaagcagcaatcaaggaggaggtcgagaagttaagccaatcagggttcatcagaaaggagaaattcccaacctggctcgcaaacgtggtcatggtaccaaagccaagtgggaagtggaggatgtgcgtcgactacaccgaccagaacaaggcctgcccaaaagatgagtacccactgcccaggatcgacctactgattgACGCCGCCGCtagccatgagatgctgagtttcatggatgcctactccggatacaaccagatcctcatgcatgagggtgatgagtcctacaacgcattccggacggacaaagagaactactgctacaacatcatgccgttcgggttgaagaatgcaggggccacctatcagaggatggtcaacaagatgttcgaggagcagatcgggcgcaacatggaggtatatgtggatgacatgctcgtgaatagtccgtagtgggcatcgggggatcgtggcaaaaaagaagcgatccctccaatacttcacgttgctagtgatccccgtgagaagctccacagaggcatggggccccttgagcacgcggcgagcaaagtgataacatccatggttccccttcttcaacagataaaagtgggagaacaagggaacagtggcggcatgCCCCAGGCAGgcgaaaaagacatagaaacccaagatcaccctccaagagttgggcaacacctgcccaggggtgaggtgccaatgctctaacaccaactcgataaagcgagggataggaaggcgaaggccctggagaaaaaatgaacggtagagacagatctcatccacactgtgagagaaggcatactcgccaggcccaggagtacgcaacatgacctcagcgggaatatggaactcctcacagagggagaccaagtcagaaggtgacaagatgctagcaacagggcccaacctatcagcaggaccggcgGCTGAGGATGCCACCCCAGAGGACCGACGATCCCTACtgggaccggagacactagaaggtcccacacctccatcaatagcactaggggagggtatagaggatggagtacccacaaaagaaggcgatcctggggaatgctcctctgaagatccaaccccgactgaagcagggccaaggtcacccggaacgacatgaaggacaagaaaggaatggactacttactcgagaaagcgatctcccagaagctagcaagaaaaaatgaaatgaaggccacctgcaaagtataaacagcagatccatcacagacaagaagaagaaaagtgaagaagcgtgagggtccatcacacccacgccacggccaccataggcgcggcctcacacccacaggCGACAGCCACCCGGGGGCTGCAACCAGGTGGCCTCACGCCCCATAGGCGCGGTCACCCAGGCGCTGCCTCACGCCCCATAAGAGCGGCGATCCCGGCCTCGcgcccgcaggcgcggcctcacctaggcgccgccctataaaaaataaaaataaaaaaaaaaagaaaagaaagaaaagggatcgAACTTACCTCAGGGAGAAAGCGATCGCACGGGGAGGCAAGCACACAACGACGATGCCACACCACTAGCACGATCAAGTGAGAGAGACCACTAGAGGCAaagcactcaagccaagcaccactcaagccctcccagcaaacaagacaccaagtgagcacaaagcaaacacaaggacccaaaatcaagcaaaaatggatactagtctaggtgacccaaagacaaacacatggtgggcaccaaaaagaggacaaaagacaaaaagcaagaaagagaaatgagaagtgaaagaagagaaagtgaaggagagggACATAtgtctacaaaaaacaaaagatgaaaaagtgcaggaggaaaggtttgaacccccaacctctcctacctcattactagATTTATAGGCAAGCCCCGCAAagaaagtctattcgcagcggacccctcactatgtaaaggcatctactctcttggacatcctatcccaagagagtggggggcaaatgatacatccaatattcaccggaccaatcagcggcccgctccagaaccaaggggaacgaaccggggtcccaccacccgggcgcgg
The sequence above is a segment of the Telopea speciosissima isolate NSW1024214 ecotype Mountain lineage chromosome 7, Tspe_v1, whole genome shotgun sequence genome. Coding sequences within it:
- the LOC122667584 gene encoding methylecgonone reductase-like, whose amino-acid sequence is MMIPEVVLNSGHRMPLIGFGTGCDPIPANLTSTIVNAIELGYRHFDTASIYKTEEFVGQAITQALERGLIDDRSDVFVTSKLWCSDADHDLVLPALKETLKKLGLDYVDLYLIHCPVRLKQGAVKPFPKEDILPIDIKGTWEAMEECCRLGLAKSIGVSNFSCKNLSLLLTNSTIPPAVNQVEMNPTWQQKKLKKLCDENGIHVSAWSPLGANGAHWGSFAVMKNPILEEIAVTKGKSVAQVSLRWINQQGATPIVKSFNEERMKENLQIFDWELTQEELDKISQIPQKRGSAGEMFVSPNGPYKSLEELWD